From Sphingomonas bisphenolicum, one genomic window encodes:
- a CDS encoding DUF488 domain-containing protein has protein sequence MKIFTIGYEGVTQPELVAALQAAGVRLLADVRAVPLSRRPGFSKNILAAGLRDAGIDYVGLKALGTPAEGREAARKHQHTRLADIYARQLDLPEAIVQAEQLKEMAAETPTALLCFERDPSGCHRSLLIDAVMPDAERIDLFPG, from the coding sequence ATGAAAATCTTCACCATCGGCTATGAGGGCGTGACCCAACCCGAACTGGTCGCCGCGCTGCAAGCGGCCGGCGTGCGCCTGCTGGCGGATGTGCGGGCGGTGCCCCTGTCGCGTCGCCCCGGCTTTTCCAAGAATATCCTCGCCGCCGGGTTACGGGATGCGGGGATCGACTATGTCGGGCTGAAGGCGCTGGGGACGCCGGCCGAAGGGCGGGAGGCAGCGCGCAAGCACCAGCATACGCGGCTGGCCGACATCTATGCGCGCCAGCTCGACCTGCCCGAAGCGATCGTGCAGGCCGAGCAATTGAAGGAGATGGCGGCGGAAACGCCCACCGCCTTGCTCTGCTTCGAACGCGATCCATCGGGGTGTCACCGATCGCTGCTGATCGATGCGGTTATGCCGGATGCGGAGCGGATCGATCTCTTCCCCGGCTGA
- the leuC gene encoding 3-isopropylmalate dehydratase large subunit: protein MVKARTLYEKIWDAHVVERRPDGTCLIYIDRHLVHEVTSPQAFEGLRLAGRKVRRPDLTLAVPDHNLPTTPRRDADGHRIPIADPESAQQLAALERNAPEFGVRLIGDADLEQGIVHVVGPEQGFTLPGTTLVCGDSHTSSHGALGALAFGIGTSEVEHVLATQTLLLKQSKTMEVVVDGVLAPGVTAKDVALAICGTIGTAGGTGYVMEYRGSVFRDMSIEGRLTVANMSIEAGARSGLFAPDDKTFAYIEGRPMAPKGADFDAAVAYWRTLHTDEGAVFDKTVVIDAADIVPNVTWGTSPEDVVAVTGVVPDPLSFEDASKRAAAQKSLDYMGLTAGQKMADVAIEHIFIGSCTNSRIEDLRAAAALLKGRHIASGIKHAMVVPGSGLVKRQAEEEGLDRVFLDAGFEWREPGCSACLGMNPDKVPAGERCASTSNRNFMGRQGPGSRTHLVSPAMAAAAAITGRLTDVRELLHEKEGVVA from the coding sequence ATGGTCAAAGCTCGCACCCTCTACGAAAAGATCTGGGACGCGCACGTCGTCGAACGGCGTCCCGATGGCACCTGCCTCATCTATATCGACCGCCATCTCGTCCATGAAGTGACGAGTCCGCAGGCGTTTGAAGGGCTTCGCCTCGCCGGTCGCAAAGTGCGCCGACCCGATCTGACGCTCGCGGTGCCGGACCATAATCTCCCTACGACGCCGCGCCGCGATGCGGACGGGCATCGCATTCCGATCGCCGATCCGGAAAGCGCGCAGCAGCTTGCCGCGCTGGAGCGCAACGCGCCGGAATTCGGCGTGCGCCTGATCGGCGACGCGGATCTGGAGCAGGGCATCGTCCATGTCGTCGGCCCTGAACAGGGCTTCACCCTGCCGGGCACCACTTTGGTCTGCGGCGACAGCCATACGTCCTCGCACGGCGCGCTGGGCGCGCTGGCGTTCGGCATCGGCACGTCGGAGGTCGAGCATGTGCTGGCGACGCAGACGCTGCTGCTCAAACAGTCGAAAACCATGGAAGTCGTGGTCGACGGCGTGCTTGCGCCCGGCGTCACGGCCAAGGATGTCGCGCTGGCGATCTGCGGCACGATCGGCACGGCGGGCGGCACCGGCTATGTCATGGAATATCGGGGTTCCGTGTTCCGCGACATGTCGATCGAAGGGCGGCTGACTGTCGCCAACATGTCGATCGAGGCAGGGGCCAGGTCCGGCCTGTTCGCGCCGGACGACAAGACCTTCGCCTATATCGAGGGTCGCCCGATGGCGCCCAAGGGCGCGGATTTCGACGCGGCCGTCGCCTATTGGCGCACGCTGCACACGGACGAAGGCGCGGTGTTCGACAAGACCGTGGTGATCGACGCCGCCGACATCGTGCCCAACGTCACCTGGGGCACCAGCCCGGAAGACGTCGTCGCCGTGACCGGCGTGGTCCCCGATCCGCTGAGCTTCGAGGATGCGTCCAAGCGCGCCGCGGCGCAGAAGTCGCTCGACTATATGGGGCTGACCGCGGGGCAGAAGATGGCCGACGTCGCCATCGAACATATTTTCATCGGCAGTTGCACCAACAGCCGGATCGAGGATCTGCGCGCCGCCGCCGCGCTGCTCAAGGGGCGGCATATCGCGTCGGGCATCAAGCATGCGATGGTCGTGCCGGGTTCCGGCTTGGTCAAGCGCCAGGCGGAGGAAGAAGGGCTGGACCGCGTCTTCCTCGACGCCGGGTTCGAATGGCGCGAGCCGGGTTGTTCGGCGTGCCTGGGCATGAACCCGGACAAGGTGCCCGCGGGCGAACGCTGCGCGTCGACCAGCAACCGCAATTTCATGGGCCGGCAGGGGCCGGGATCGCGCACCCATCTGGTGTCGCCCGCCATGGCGGCGGCGGCGGCGATCACTGGCCGGCTGACCGATGTCCGTGAACTGTTGCATGAAAAAGAGGGTGTGGTCGCATGA
- the leuD gene encoding 3-isopropylmalate dehydratase small subunit has product MDKLTIVDGRAYPFGMKNVDTDIVIPAHWLKTISRNGLGRGAFEVLRKEPGNVFDDPAYVGSPILIAGDNFGCGSSREHAAWALGDLGIKVVIAPSFSDIFSGNAFKNGILTVVLPQAAIDRLMDVAKGVNGTPDPIHIDLESQTVTTRFQDRFAFEIDPFRKHCLLGGLDEIGLTLDQSDMIGRYEASQAQDRPWIVPAAVA; this is encoded by the coding sequence ATGGACAAGCTCACGATCGTCGACGGCCGGGCCTATCCGTTCGGGATGAAGAATGTCGATACCGACATCGTCATCCCGGCACATTGGCTCAAGACGATTTCGCGCAACGGCCTGGGCCGCGGCGCGTTCGAAGTGCTGCGCAAGGAACCGGGCAACGTCTTCGACGATCCTGCCTATGTCGGCAGCCCGATCCTGATCGCGGGCGACAATTTCGGCTGCGGGTCCAGCCGCGAACATGCCGCCTGGGCGCTCGGCGACCTGGGGATCAAGGTCGTGATCGCACCCAGCTTTTCCGACATCTTCTCCGGCAATGCCTTCAAGAACGGCATCCTGACGGTAGTGTTGCCGCAGGCGGCCATCGACCGTCTGATGGACGTCGCCAAGGGCGTGAACGGGACGCCCGATCCGATCCATATCGATCTGGAATCGCAGACCGTCACCACCCGGTTCCAGGATCGCTTTGCCTTCGAGATCGATCCGTTCCGCAAACATTGCCTGCTGGGCGGCCTGGACGAAATCGGCCTGACTCTGGACCAGTCGGACATGATCGGCCGCTATGAGGCCAGCCAAGCGCAAGACCGCCCCTGGATCGTGCCCGCAGCCGTTGCGTAA
- a CDS encoding DUF885 domain-containing protein: MNRRQFLATSGASAIAAATPSAFAQAGGADTRFRAMLDDFFYGRLAESPEQATRLGLDTGARAALRGKLSDTSAAGAARSLARTKAQVKQLASVDRAKLSPASQLDYDVVAYQLDRTVGGERFGYGETAGRYAPYILSQLTGSYREVPDFLDSQHRVKDAADADAYLSRLEAFPTAMDGELARQKADAAKGVFAPDYILDTTMKMQASLRDQPAAQTVLVASFAKKLAAAGLPPERAAQAEKIVAEKIFPAVDRQRALVQQLRAKASHDAGCWRLPDGEAFYAAAAEAATTTKLTGDEIHQLGLDQVAEISARIDAILKGEGMSQGSVGDRLVALNKRPDQLFPNTDPGREALLAQLNTQIKAMQARLGESFNTVPKAPVEVRRVPVTIQAGAPGGYYQNASLDGSRPAIYFINLRDTFDRPKFGLATLTHHEAVPGHHLQVSVALESDSIPMIRRRGFYSGYSEGWALYSEQLADEMGMYEGDPLGQVGYLQSLLFRATRLVVDSGMHAKRWSREKATDYLIATTGIARGRSQGEIDRYTVWPGQACSYKIGHTVWTQLRDEVKAKQGARFDIKAFHDVLTLGAMPLDILKQTVRQRMGVA; this comes from the coding sequence GTGAACCGACGCCAATTTCTCGCCACCAGTGGCGCATCCGCCATCGCCGCCGCCACCCCCAGCGCCTTCGCGCAGGCGGGCGGTGCCGACACCCGTTTCCGCGCCATGCTGGACGATTTCTTCTACGGCCGCCTCGCCGAATCGCCCGAACAGGCGACGCGCCTCGGCCTCGACACCGGCGCGCGCGCAGCGTTGCGCGGCAAGCTGTCCGACACCAGCGCAGCGGGCGCGGCCCGCAGCCTGGCCCGCACCAAAGCGCAGGTGAAGCAACTGGCCAGCGTCGATCGCGCAAAGCTCAGCCCGGCCAGCCAACTCGACTATGACGTCGTCGCCTATCAGCTCGACCGCACGGTCGGCGGCGAACGCTTCGGCTATGGCGAGACGGCGGGCCGTTACGCGCCCTATATCCTCAGCCAACTGACCGGCAGTTATCGCGAAGTCCCCGACTTCCTCGATTCGCAGCATCGGGTGAAGGACGCCGCGGACGCCGACGCCTATCTCTCGCGCCTCGAAGCCTTCCCGACCGCCATGGACGGCGAACTGGCCCGGCAGAAAGCGGATGCGGCCAAGGGCGTGTTTGCGCCCGACTATATCCTCGACACCACGATGAAGATGCAGGCGTCACTGCGCGACCAGCCCGCTGCGCAGACCGTGCTGGTCGCCAGTTTCGCCAAGAAGCTCGCCGCCGCGGGCCTGCCGCCCGAACGCGCCGCCCAGGCGGAAAAGATCGTCGCGGAGAAAATCTTCCCCGCCGTCGATCGCCAGCGCGCTCTGGTGCAGCAGTTGCGGGCGAAGGCCAGCCATGACGCGGGCTGCTGGCGCCTGCCCGATGGGGAAGCCTTCTACGCCGCCGCCGCCGAGGCCGCGACCACGACCAAGCTGACCGGCGACGAGATTCACCAACTGGGCTTGGATCAGGTCGCCGAAATCAGCGCGCGGATCGACGCGATCCTGAAGGGCGAAGGGATGAGCCAGGGCAGCGTCGGCGACCGGCTGGTCGCGCTCAACAAACGCCCGGATCAGCTCTTCCCCAACACCGATCCGGGTCGCGAGGCGCTGCTGGCGCAGCTCAACACCCAGATCAAGGCGATGCAGGCGCGTCTTGGCGAATCGTTCAACACCGTGCCCAAGGCGCCGGTCGAGGTGCGCCGCGTGCCGGTGACGATCCAGGCGGGCGCGCCGGGCGGCTATTATCAGAATGCCTCGCTCGACGGGTCGCGGCCGGCCATCTATTTCATCAACCTGCGCGACACGTTCGACCGGCCGAAATTCGGCCTCGCCACGCTCACCCATCATGAAGCGGTGCCGGGCCATCATCTGCAGGTGTCGGTGGCGCTGGAATCGGATTCGATCCCGATGATCCGCCGGCGCGGCTTCTACAGCGGCTATTCCGAAGGCTGGGCGCTCTATTCGGAGCAACTGGCTGACGAAATGGGCATGTATGAGGGCGACCCGCTGGGGCAGGTCGGCTATCTCCAATCGCTCCTGTTCCGCGCCACCCGTCTGGTGGTCGACAGCGGGATGCACGCCAAGCGCTGGAGCCGCGAGAAGGCGACCGATTACCTCATCGCCACCACCGGCATCGCGCGCGGCCGCAGCCAGGGCGAGATCGACCGCTACACCGTCTGGCCGGGCCAGGCGTGCAGTTACAAGATCGGCCATACCGTGTGGACGCAGTTGCGCGACGAGGTAAAGGCCAAGCAGGGCGCGCGGTTCGACATCAAGGCGTTCCATGACGTGCTGACGCTGGGCGCGATGCCGCTGGATATATTGAAGCAGACCGTGCGGCAGCGGATGGGGGTTGCTTAA
- a CDS encoding helix-turn-helix domain-containing protein, translating into MAKDRPVYMGPRLRRLRRELGLTQADMAADLEISASYVALLERNQRPLTADMLLRLARTYKLDMAEVAGDGGAEQTARLQAVLKDPMFADIDLPQLATGDVAVNYPGITEALLRLYTSYREEHLALADRDAGADAQPQEDVADPVAESRRFLAARRNSFPLLDDAAEKLAVEAETEGGLIAWLKAKHNLRVRRLPSDVMAGSMRRLDRHRDAVLLDDALDGASSSFQLALQIAYLDLRKSFDAILKDGQFAGTSGQRLARRALASYAAAAILMPYTAFAKAVEARRYDVEALARQFGASFEQTAHRLTTLQKPGQERVPFFFLRVDPAGNVSKRLDGAGFPFARHGGSCPLWSVHRVFETPREVVTQWLELPDGQRFFSIARTVTAGGGGWGAPRVERAIALCCAAEHAHRLIYTQDSPPPAPTPIGVTCRLCHRSQCMARSAPPIGRDMLPDDYRRTRAPFGFADG; encoded by the coding sequence ATGGCCAAGGATCGTCCCGTCTATATGGGGCCGCGACTGCGGCGGCTCCGGCGCGAACTGGGCCTGACCCAGGCCGACATGGCCGCCGATCTGGAAATCAGCGCTTCCTATGTCGCGCTGCTGGAGCGCAATCAGCGGCCGTTGACTGCTGACATGCTGTTGCGGCTGGCGCGGACGTACAAGCTCGACATGGCCGAAGTGGCGGGCGACGGCGGCGCGGAGCAGACGGCGCGTCTACAGGCGGTGCTGAAAGACCCGATGTTCGCCGATATCGACCTGCCGCAACTGGCGACCGGGGATGTGGCGGTCAATTATCCCGGCATCACCGAAGCGCTGCTGCGCCTCTATACCAGCTATCGCGAGGAGCATCTGGCGCTGGCGGATCGGGACGCAGGGGCGGATGCGCAGCCGCAGGAGGACGTTGCCGATCCCGTCGCCGAATCGCGCCGCTTCCTCGCCGCCCGCCGCAACAGCTTCCCCCTGCTGGACGATGCGGCGGAGAAACTGGCGGTGGAGGCAGAGACCGAAGGCGGCCTCATCGCCTGGCTCAAGGCGAAGCATAATCTGCGGGTGCGCCGCCTGCCCTCCGACGTCATGGCGGGATCGATGCGGCGGCTCGACCGGCATCGCGACGCGGTGCTGCTGGACGATGCGCTGGATGGCGCCAGTTCATCCTTCCAGCTCGCGCTCCAGATCGCCTATCTGGACCTGCGCAAGAGCTTCGACGCGATCCTGAAGGACGGCCAGTTCGCCGGGACAAGCGGCCAGCGCCTCGCCCGCCGCGCGCTGGCCAGCTACGCCGCCGCCGCGATCCTGATGCCCTATACCGCCTTCGCCAAGGCGGTGGAGGCGCGCCGCTACGATGTCGAGGCGCTGGCCCGGCAGTTCGGCGCCAGCTTCGAACAGACCGCCCATCGCCTGACCACGCTGCAAAAGCCGGGACAGGAGCGTGTTCCTTTCTTCTTCCTGCGGGTCGATCCCGCCGGCAATGTGTCGAAACGGCTCGACGGCGCGGGCTTTCCCTTTGCGCGCCATGGCGGCTCCTGCCCGCTCTGGTCGGTGCATCGCGTGTTCGAAACCCCACGCGAAGTGGTGACGCAATGGCTGGAGCTGCCCGACGGCCAGCGTTTCTTCTCGATCGCGCGCACGGTGACGGCGGGGGGTGGCGGCTGGGGGGCGCCACGGGTGGAGCGTGCCATCGCGCTCTGCTGCGCGGCCGAGCACGCCCATCGGCTGATCTACACACAGGATTCGCCGCCGCCAGCACCCACGCCGATCGGTGTCACCTGCCGCCTGTGCCACCGCAGCCAGTGCATGGCCCGATCCGCCCCGCCGATCGGCCGCGACATGCTGCCTGACGATTATCGCCGCACCCGCGCGCCCTTCGGCTTTGCCGATGGTTGA
- a CDS encoding DUF1476 domain-containing protein has translation MTTFDDRERAFENMFANDQELQFRIQARRNRLLGEWAAAKMGLTPEETDAYAKAVVQADFEEAGDEDVIRKLVGDMTSAGIDIDEPGVRAALDEQAVIARRMFIEAQ, from the coding sequence ATGACCACCTTTGACGATCGCGAACGGGCGTTCGAAAATATGTTCGCCAACGATCAGGAACTGCAGTTCCGCATCCAGGCGCGGCGCAACCGCCTGCTGGGCGAATGGGCGGCGGCGAAGATGGGCCTGACCCCGGAAGAAACCGACGCCTATGCCAAGGCGGTGGTGCAGGCCGATTTCGAGGAAGCGGGCGACGAGGACGTTATCCGCAAGCTGGTGGGCGACATGACGTCGGCCGGGATCGACATCGACGAGCCGGGCGTGCGCGCCGCGCTGGACGAGCAGGCGGTGATCGCCCGCCGCATGTTCATCGAAGCCCAGTAA
- a CDS encoding argininosuccinate lyase gives MKAIAVILGACALSFAVPAFAGDQDFTLFNKTGYDISEVYVSPAKSKNWGDDVMEDEVLEDAHSVPITFKAKNAICNYDLKVIFTDGDEAYWTNFDLCTISKIQIFWNQKTQKATAKWE, from the coding sequence ATGAAAGCGATTGCCGTTATTCTGGGCGCCTGCGCCCTGTCTTTTGCCGTGCCTGCCTTCGCCGGTGATCAGGACTTTACGCTGTTCAACAAGACCGGCTACGATATTTCCGAAGTCTATGTCTCGCCGGCCAAGTCCAAGAACTGGGGCGACGACGTGATGGAGGACGAAGTGCTGGAGGACGCGCACTCCGTGCCGATCACCTTCAAGGCCAAGAACGCCATCTGCAACTATGACCTGAAGGTCATTTTCACCGACGGCGACGAAGCCTATTGGACCAATTTCGACCTCTGCACGATCAGCAAGATCCAGATTTTCTGGAACCAGAAGACGCAGAAGGCGACGGCCAAGTGGGAATGA
- a CDS encoding isocitrate lyase: MTYQDNIAKAQSLIGSHPGTWDGINAESVARMKLQNRFNTGLDIAKYTAGIMRRDMAAYDLDPANYTQSLGCWHGFIGQQKLIAIKKHFGTTRQKYLYLSGWMVAALRSDFGPLPDQSMHEKTSVAALIEELYTFLKQADARELGMMFRDLDKARETGNEVEAQRLTHAIDNYETHVVPIIADIDAGFGNAEATYLLAKKMIEAGACALQIENQVSDEKQCGHQDGKVTVPHEDFLAKVRACRYAFLELGVDDGIIVTRTDSLGAGLTKQIAVSKEPGDIGDQYNSFLDCEEIDPATAKNGDVILNRDGKLLRPKRLPSNLFQFREGTGADRCVLDCITSLQNGADLLWIETEKPHIEQIASMVDRIRQVIPNAKLVYNNSPSFNWTLNFRQQVYDAWVEAGKDVSAYDRAKLMSADYDATELGREADEKIRTFQKDAAARAGIFHHLITLPTYHTAALSTDNLAKDYFGEAGMLGYVEGVQRKEIRQGIACVKHQNMSGSDIGDDHKDYFAGEAALKAGGAHNTMNQFAA, translated from the coding sequence ATGACCTATCAGGACAATATCGCGAAGGCGCAGAGCCTCATCGGCAGCCACCCCGGCACCTGGGACGGCATCAATGCCGAGTCCGTCGCCCGCATGAAGTTGCAGAACCGTTTCAACACAGGCCTCGACATCGCCAAATATACCGCTGGCATCATGCGCCGCGACATGGCCGCCTATGATCTTGATCCGGCCAACTACACCCAGTCACTGGGCTGCTGGCACGGCTTTATCGGTCAGCAGAAGCTGATCGCGATCAAGAAGCATTTCGGCACGACCAGGCAGAAATATCTGTATCTGTCCGGCTGGATGGTCGCCGCGCTGCGCAGCGATTTCGGCCCGCTGCCCGACCAGTCGATGCATGAAAAGACCAGCGTCGCCGCGCTGATCGAAGAACTCTACACCTTCCTCAAGCAGGCCGATGCCCGCGAACTGGGGATGATGTTTCGCGATCTCGACAAGGCGCGCGAGACGGGCAATGAGGTCGAGGCCCAGCGCCTGACCCACGCCATCGACAATTATGAAACCCATGTCGTTCCCATCATTGCGGATATCGACGCGGGCTTCGGCAATGCGGAAGCGACCTATCTGCTGGCCAAGAAGATGATCGAGGCGGGCGCCTGCGCGCTCCAGATCGAAAATCAGGTCAGCGACGAAAAGCAATGCGGCCATCAGGACGGCAAGGTCACGGTGCCGCATGAGGATTTCCTCGCCAAGGTCCGCGCCTGCCGCTACGCCTTTCTGGAACTGGGCGTCGACGATGGCATCATCGTCACGCGGACGGACTCGCTGGGCGCCGGCCTGACCAAGCAGATCGCGGTCAGCAAGGAGCCGGGCGATATTGGCGACCAGTATAACAGCTTCCTCGACTGCGAGGAGATCGACCCGGCAACGGCGAAGAATGGCGATGTCATCCTGAACCGCGACGGCAAGCTGCTGCGCCCCAAGCGCCTGCCCAGCAACCTGTTCCAGTTCCGTGAAGGCACCGGGGCGGATCGCTGCGTCCTCGACTGCATCACCAGCCTCCAGAATGGCGCGGACCTGCTGTGGATCGAGACGGAAAAGCCGCATATCGAGCAGATCGCGTCGATGGTCGACCGCATCCGCCAGGTCATCCCCAACGCCAAGCTGGTCTATAATAATTCACCCAGCTTCAACTGGACGCTGAACTTCCGCCAGCAGGTGTATGACGCCTGGGTCGAAGCCGGCAAGGATGTCAGCGCCTATGACCGGGCGAAGCTGATGAGCGCGGACTATGATGCGACGGAATTGGGTCGCGAAGCCGACGAGAAGATCCGCACCTTCCAGAAGGATGCGGCGGCGCGGGCGGGGATTTTCCACCACCTCATCACCCTGCCGACCTATCATACGGCGGCGCTCAGCACCGATAACCTGGCCAAGGACTATTTCGGCGAAGCAGGGATGCTCGGCTATGTCGAGGGCGTCCAGCGCAAGGAAATCCGCCAGGGCATCGCCTGCGTGAAGCACCAGAATATGTCCGGCAGCGACATCGGCGACGATCACAAGGATTATTTTGCCGGGGAAGCCGCGCTCAAGGCGGGCGGCGCCCATAACACGATGAACCAGTTCGCGGCGTAA
- a CDS encoding glycosyltransferase, with protein sequence MTATPPRIAATLIMRNEARCIRRCLDSVRPHVDAMVVLDTGSTDGSVAIARACGAQVHHLDWPDDFAAARNHVLTLADADWHLVIDCDEWIVSGGEALRDWCAGPPRLGALCIRSSFDLPQHGGNALPSTRSWIARLLPRGVRYTGRIHEQPVSGLPVERIDLLLDHDGYEDAQAADKRDRNTPMLLAELRNDPQNPYLLYQLGKEAETARDYGRAADWYEQASARTPDGAPWTHGLLIRRLHCLGQSGASEQGIAIAGEQMPHWQESPDFFFVLGNLAMDRALAEPAHALTEWLPLAATAWERCLEIGERPELDGSVEGRGSHLAQHNLDVIRQQLALLSG encoded by the coding sequence ATGACCGCCACACCGCCCCGGATCGCCGCGACGCTCATCATGCGCAACGAAGCGCGCTGCATCCGCCGCTGCCTCGACAGCGTGCGGCCTCATGTCGATGCCATGGTCGTGCTCGACACCGGATCGACCGACGGCAGCGTCGCGATCGCGCGGGCGTGCGGGGCGCAGGTCCATCATCTCGACTGGCCCGACGATTTTGCTGCCGCGCGCAACCATGTGCTGACGCTGGCCGATGCCGACTGGCATCTGGTGATCGACTGCGACGAATGGATCGTGTCCGGCGGCGAGGCTTTGCGCGACTGGTGCGCCGGTCCGCCGCGCCTCGGCGCGCTCTGCATTCGCAGCAGCTTCGACCTGCCGCAACATGGCGGCAACGCCCTGCCTTCGACCCGAAGCTGGATCGCCCGACTGCTGCCGCGCGGCGTCCGCTATACCGGGCGCATCCACGAACAGCCGGTGTCAGGCCTGCCGGTCGAGCGGATCGACCTTCTGCTCGACCATGACGGCTATGAGGATGCGCAGGCGGCGGACAAGCGCGACCGCAACACGCCGATGCTGCTGGCGGAACTGCGCAACGATCCCCAAAACCCCTATCTCCTCTACCAATTGGGCAAGGAAGCGGAGACGGCGCGCGACTATGGCCGCGCGGCGGACTGGTACGAACAGGCCAGCGCCCGCACTCCCGATGGCGCGCCATGGACGCATGGGCTGCTGATCCGCCGGCTCCACTGCCTTGGCCAGTCCGGTGCATCGGAACAGGGCATCGCCATCGCCGGCGAGCAGATGCCCCATTGGCAGGAGTCGCCCGATTTCTTCTTCGTTCTGGGCAACCTCGCCATGGACCGGGCGCTGGCCGAGCCGGCTCATGCGCTCACCGAATGGCTACCCCTCGCCGCAACGGCGTGGGAACGCTGTCTGGAGATTGGCGAACGCCCCGAGCTAGACGGATCGGTGGAGGGGCGCGGCAGCCATCTGGCGCAGCATAATCTGGACGTCATCCGCCAGCAACTCGCGCTGCTGAGCGGCTAA
- a CDS encoding glutathione S-transferase family protein, with translation MSYTLITANRNYSSWSLRPWVLMQALGIPFEDRIEPFASATNYAAFRSFSPTGQVPALVDGADGEERTVWDSLGIILYLADRHPGVWPADEAARAFAQCAAAEMHSGFATLRNDCTMNVGVRVEPHIHSPALGRDIARLRELWEEGLDRFGGPFLAGSRFTAVDAFYAPVAFRVRTYGLDVGRQAQAWVDHMLAHPAMLRWEEEALAETWREDSHEAEIGAAGKIVADYRAV, from the coding sequence ATGTCCTACACGCTCATCACCGCCAACCGTAACTACAGCAGTTGGTCGCTGCGCCCCTGGGTGCTGATGCAGGCGTTGGGTATCCCGTTCGAGGATCGGATCGAGCCGTTCGCATCCGCGACCAACTATGCCGCCTTCCGCAGTTTCTCGCCGACGGGGCAGGTGCCGGCGCTGGTCGACGGGGCCGATGGGGAAGAGCGCACCGTCTGGGATTCTCTGGGCATCATCCTTTATCTGGCGGATCGCCATCCGGGCGTCTGGCCCGCGGACGAAGCGGCGCGCGCCTTCGCCCAATGCGCGGCAGCGGAAATGCACAGCGGCTTTGCGACGCTGCGCAACGATTGCACGATGAATGTGGGCGTGCGGGTCGAGCCGCATATCCATTCGCCCGCGCTGGGCCGCGACATCGCCCGCCTGCGCGAATTGTGGGAAGAGGGGCTGGACCGGTTCGGCGGCCCGTTCCTGGCTGGCAGCCGGTTCACGGCGGTCGACGCCTTCTACGCGCCGGTAGCGTTCCGCGTGCGCACCTATGGCCTGGATGTCGGTCGGCAGGCGCAGGCCTGGGTCGACCATATGCTGGCCCATCCTGCCATGCTCCGGTGGGAGGAAGAGGCGCTGGCCGAAACCTGGCGCGAGGACAGTCATGAGGCGGAGATCGGCGCCGCCGGAAAGATCGTAGCGGACTACCGGGCAGTGTAA
- a CDS encoding right-handed parallel beta-helix repeat-containing protein: MRILSTTLLLSAAITATAFAQGGGAPFSVAETGRAYGRLGDALASIGDGQGTVVVAPGTYRQCAVQQGGDVTIRAATPGTVIFDGVPCEGKGAFVLRGRSSTVDGIIFQNIRVPDGNGAGIRLESGNLTVRNSLFRNSEEGILTGDHDGGQVVIDKSTFRKLGRCDRDLDCAHGIYIGRLASLSVTNSRFDQGDGGHYLKTRTARVSISGNSFDDSGGHLTNYMIDLSNGATGTITGNEMVQGKDKDNWSAFITVAPEGREHSSAGLVIEGNKAGFVPGLERGSTFVANFTDDAVRIGANELAPSMKVKDRR; the protein is encoded by the coding sequence ATGCGCATCCTGTCCACGACTCTGCTGCTGTCCGCAGCCATCACCGCGACCGCCTTTGCCCAGGGCGGCGGCGCGCCCTTCTCCGTGGCGGAAACCGGTCGCGCCTACGGCCGGCTGGGCGATGCGCTGGCGTCCATCGGTGACGGACAGGGCACGGTCGTGGTGGCGCCGGGCACCTATCGCCAATGCGCGGTGCAGCAGGGTGGCGACGTCACCATTCGCGCAGCGACGCCGGGCACGGTGATCTTCGACGGCGTGCCGTGCGAGGGGAAGGGCGCCTTCGTCCTGCGCGGCCGGTCCAGTACGGTCGACGGCATCATCTTCCAGAATATCCGCGTGCCCGACGGCAATGGCGCGGGCATCCGCCTGGAGAGCGGCAACCTGACCGTCCGCAACAGCCTGTTCCGCAACAGCGAGGAAGGCATATTGACCGGCGATCATGACGGCGGGCAGGTGGTCATCGACAAGTCGACCTTCCGCAAGCTGGGCCGCTGCGATCGCGATCTCGACTGCGCGCATGGCATCTATATCGGCCGGCTGGCCAGCCTGAGCGTCACCAACAGCCGCTTCGACCAGGGCGATGGCGGCCATTATCTCAAGACCCGCACCGCCCGCGTCAGCATCAGCGGCAACAGCTTCGACGACAGCGGCGGGCACCTCACCAATTATATGATCGACCTGTCCAATGGTGCGACCGGCACCATCACCGGCAATGAAATGGTGCAGGGCAAGGACAAGGATAACTGGTCTGCCTTCATCACCGTGGCTCCGGAAGGGCGTGAACATTCGAGCGCCGGACTGGTGATTGAAGGGAACAAGGCGGGCTTCGTGCCGGGGCTGGAGCGCGGCTCCACCTTCGTCGCCAATTTCACCGACGATGCGGTGCGGATCGGCGCGAACGAACTGGCGCCCAGCATGAAGGTCAAGGACCGGCGCTGA